DNA sequence from the Vanrija pseudolonga chromosome 7, complete sequence genome:
CCGTGCTGCGTCCTGCGGCACCGATGTTGGGGGAAACAGGCCGGCCGCGTAGGGGATCTCAAACTGGTCGCGTCAGTGGtgaacaacaacaatgccaacaccactcaccacaACACCCATGCGCAGCGCCTGGCGCACCTGCTTGCGGTTCAAGCGGAACGAGAACGGGCGCTCGTGCAGTGGGACAGTGATGATAGAGATCTGGGATGTTAGTGGGTCGTCAGGGCCATCCGTTGGGCACCCACCTGGTTAGGACCAGGGTTGGACAGCTCGACACAGGCAACCTGGAAGGCCTTATCCGAGCCAACATACGCGCTGAGGATGTCGTAGTCTGCCAGCGCGTTGGTGTTGGCCGCAGTCTGCATGTGTCAGTTGATTGCATGGACAAGGACACAACTCACAATCGGGTGcaccttgccgtcgtcgagacgcATGTGGTAGCGCGTAACCTGCACCAGAGTGGGCTGTGATGGGCCagcgtcgctgctgctgctactcgTGCTGAACCGCGGGTCGAGgcgggggaaggggagggtGCGCGCGTCCGCCGAGCCGAAGGGGCACGGCGTGACGGCGGTCGACTGCTCGGCGGACACGGTGTACGCAACGACGTTGTAGCCGACTGGGTGCGTCAGCGGGCTGTATCCCACGATCCACAACCCTCCTACTCACGATGAcctgcgagcgcgacgtcgcgcgacaccttgacgcgctcagcggcgtccagcccagcccagcagtccgccggcgccggggtgGACGTCTTGGAGCGGTCGTccgcggccttgcccttgccctttgcctccttcttcttcttggcggGCGCAACCTCGGGCGAGGGGAACGGCACGAACAGGTCGTAGTACATGCCGCGAtgagtgggtgtgggtgtggtggagAATAGAGAGACAACTAACGCACTTCGATGCGGAAGTCAAGCTGCCCACACCGAAATTGTGCGAGGGAAGGGTACCTCGCGTGGTCGGCACGTGGGAGGGCGCAAGCTCAAATTGATCCCGAGACGCAAACAAACAGATCGCTATGGCTTAGTGGAAAAGCGCCAGGCTCATACTTTGTGTGACACCTGGAGATCCCTGGATCGAGACCAGGTGGCGATACGAAAGCTTCGGCTTTTTGGCCCCTGCTGCCTCGTCCTGCTCGTGGTTTTAGATCGCTTCTGCGCGCTGTTGAACTCGATTGAGGTTGATTCTTTTTGCGAGGTGATCGGCGTGATCGGTGCGTGTGTGCAACGGGGCACAGAACacgcccccgcgccgtcaTGCATGATCGGCAGCATACGCGCCGCACACACTACGGCGTGTATGAGTGGCTGCGCCGTGTGTGCAGACGCGTACAGGCGTGTGGTCGTGGCTTTAATATCTGCTTGAGGCAACTCTGGTCCAGTCGTCTGGGCCATGCATGCGCCTTGACACACGCCTGATGAGGGCAACTTGCAGTCAAGGGGCCCCTGGCAGCCAAGAaagccccactcaccctcgtgTTCGCAAGGACGCTCGTGCGCCGGCGACAGGCTCATTCAACCCCCAGTCCAGCGACTcttcccccgccgcccagctatttctcccctccctctcATTCTCTCACTCGCTCTGTCTCTTGtccatcctcgtcatcatcatccagTGAACCCCAACACAATGCTgcacccccaccctcccttcccctccccaGCAACAAGCGGTAGTTacccgtcctcgtcgtcgccactgcAGGCGCCACGCCTTcctccgtcctcgtcgccgagaaTCAACTCGCCGCTCACGCTCCCCGCTGTCGCAACCGCCATGGAGGCTGGGAAGGTGATCACGGACCTCGCGACTGCCGTCACTGTGTCCACGTTGGCTgtgggcgacgcggcgccaccAGACCTCGAGGTTGGCAATCTCGAAGGtggcgagcccgaggtggccgacgctcaggccgtcgaggacgtcgcccACAGAacacctccgccgccgacttCTCCTTCCGACTCCCCTTCCTccgctcctcttcctctcccAGAGGACGATAACACGTCCGGCCAGAGCAAGAGGCTATCGTTTGGAAGTGGCGTGATGGCTTCCCCCGCTAGCTCTCGCCACTCTGCGGCCCACACTGACAAAGCCCTGATGCCCATGGTGTCCGAGGGGGCGGCTTCACCTCCCCCAGCTGTGCCCTcccccgccgaggaggtggccGCAACCTCTCCTCCTGGTTGCCAGGAATCTCTCCTCGCCTCCGAGGAAGCTAccatcgccgagctggacaaGGCAGAGGCGCAAGCAGCCCAGATGGCCGCGGATGCGCCTTCCTGCGACGAGAATGAAGGAGACactgccgaggcgctcgctgTGACTGAATCTACAGTCAGCGAAGGGCCCCAACCCGCTAGTGATGCCGATGAAGACGGCCTGGTGAGTACCAAAGGCTGAATGACCGCTGATCTCCAGGCGTCTTCCATTACTGCCTCACAGATGACAAAGGTGGCCGACAATGAATCAAAACAGATGCAAGTCGACTTGAACGACCTGGATTACCCCTTCAATGCCTCTTCAAAGTCCATGGAGTTCGTACATCCGTCCCCTCAGCCCTCgttcaccgaggccgagcacaTCCAAACGAAGACTATCAACCCGGCCGTCCTCCGCCCGGCTCTACCGCCGTCGACGAAccccagctcgtcctcgtcgaggcagACAGAGTCAGAGCCCGAGGGTGAAAATGACACCGACCAAACCCCACGCGTTGGTAAGGGCCCAGCCTCTTCCAACCCCGTCGAGGAagacagcgacgccgacggagAGTTCGAGGAGGATGATCAGTTTGCCCGCGGGCTCGAGGAGAACGAGGTACACCTCAAGgagacggccgacgcgaAGGCGATCAGCGCGGTGCTCGACTTGGACGAGGCGATTGACGAGGCCGTGGCTTTGGAGCTGGACGAGATCGAGAATCAGAAGGTAATCAAGGAGTTGGAGGACGAGCCCATGGTCGTGTcggacagcgacgagccaTCAATCCCATACGTTCCTGCCCGAGgccgccatcatcgccaACGTGTAGGCGCCTTACGCGGGTCGAGTCCCGATGACATCGTCTACGTGGGGAAGGCCGCTGGGCCCAGCACGCCACACCTCCCCTTCGGCGTCTTGTCAGGCAAAAGAttaccagcagcagcctctccagcagcacccacaAAGCCACCTCCTTACAAGCCCCTCATCAGAGCCAAGAACAAGTTCACCCCTCCAAGCCGGCGAAGCGACAGGGTCCTCGCCAGAAGCCCAGCGAGCAACAGCAGCCTTCCAGCTAGCCCT
Encoded proteins:
- the RPP30 gene encoding Ribonuclease P protein subunit p30, with translation MYYDLFVPFPSPEVAPAKKKKEAKGKGKAADDRSKTSTPAPADCWAGLDAAERVKVSRDVALAGHLGYNVVAYTVSAEQSTAVTPCPFGSADARTLPFPRLDPRFSTSSSSSDAGPSQPTLVQVTRYHMRLDDGKVHPITAANTNALADYDILSAYVGSDKAFQVACVELSNPGPNQISIITVPLHERPFSFRLNRKQVRQALRMGVVFEIPYAAGLFPPTSVPQDAARRYRQNFLSNARELVRVTEGKGIILSSGPDGSSSSLRGPFDVVNLATILGIPANLAKEALSLTPKKVLLRAQARRTHKAVTSAPRLVPPPSGSGGAAEDDAMEVDGTETGAKRAAPDSATANKKSKVGA